The DNA window CAAGCAAGCAACTGTAGCCTAGAGGATGGGAGAAAGATGAAGAAGTGCAAATTAGTACAGAATATAATGAATTTCAAATTTTGTTACATTATATTTTGCACAATTATATGTTTTATTGTTTTATCCGTTCCTACATCTGCCAAAGAAAACTCTGACAATGTTATCCGGGTAGGATCTTTTGAAGAAACTTATAATACCGTCAATGAAAAGGGGGAAAGAAGAGGATATGGTTATGAGTATCTTCAAGATATAGCAGGTTATGCAGGTTGGAGCTATGATTACATAACAAGTAATTGGAAAGATTGCTTTACACAGTTGGAAAATGGAGAAATTGACATTCTTGGCGGTATTTCCTATACAGACGAACGTGCTGAAAATATGCTTTTTTCCGATATGCCTATGGGAGAAGAAAAATATTACATCTATACGGATACCTCAAATATGGATCTTACAGCAGGAAATCTTGACTCTTTCGAGGGGAAAAATATTGGTGTATTTAAAGATCATATACCGGAGGATGTGCTTAACGAATGGGAGTCAAAGTATGGTCTGCATACGCAGCATGTCAATGCTTCTAATACCGCAGAAGTTATGGACAAACTGTCGAAACATGAAATTGACTGCTTCGTTTCAGTAGAAGAATCCCGTTGGGAAGAATCTGATATTTCGCCTGTTACAAGTATTGGAGAGACAGAAATCTATTTTGCCATAAATCCCAAACGTCCGGATATCAAAGAAGCACTGGATAGTGCTATGCGCAGAATCAAGGATGACAATCCATTTTACACTGATGATCTCTACAGGCGTTATCTTTCTGCACAGAGCAGCTCGTTTCTTTCAAATGAAGAAAGGGATTGGATCGGGCAGCATGGAGCAATCAGGATAGGGTATCTGAATCAGGATGGAGGTATCAGCAGTGTAGATCCATCAACAGGCAAATTGACAGGTGTTATCACAGATTATGTGGATCTTGCCCAAAATTGTCTGCAAGGTCAGACTCTGGAATTTGAATTAAATGGATATGATACAAGAAGTGAACTGCTTCAGGCATTGCAGGATGGAAAAATAGACCTGATTTTTCATGCAAACCAGAATCCATACTTTGCAGAAACAAATGGATTTGCTTTGTCGGATACGCTATTGACTCTCAATATGGCAGCAATTACGGCAAAGGATTCTTTTGATGAAAATAAAGAGAATATAGTTGCCGTTGAAAAAGATAATTTTGCATTGAAGGCATATCTTTCATACAATTATCCACAATGGGAGGTTATAGAATATGGGATATCAGATGCAGCAGTAAAAGCGATGCAGAAAGGGGAGGCAGATTGCATTGTAAGCAATTCAGGTACTGTTTCTGACTATTTGAAAAATAATAAGCTTCATAGTGTTTTCCTGACAAAAGAAGCCGATGTTTCATTTGCTGTTCGGCAGGGAGAACCGGTTCTTTTGTCCATTCTGAATAAAACACTGACATCTATGCCTGCAGCTCAATTCTCGGGGGCAGTAGTTTCGTATAATGCTTCCGCACGAAAAGTTACAGCGAAGGATTTTATTCAGGATAATTTACTGGCTGTCTCATTCATAGTTGGAATCTCTATTTTTGTTGTCCTGTGTATAATTCTTGATTCTTTGAAAAAATCAAAACGTGCGGAAGAAAAATCCAAGAAGTCTGCTGAGCAAGCATTGAAGCTGAATCAGGAGCTTGAAGAAAAACAGCAGGAATTACAAAATGCACTTGTAGAAGCACAGAGTGCCAATAAGGCTAAGACTTCCTTTTTAAATAACATGTCTCATGACATCAGGACACCGATCAATGGCATTATGGGCATGCTTACAATTCTTGAAAAAAGCGGAAATGATGGTGAGCGGGCAAAAGATTGTCTGAACAAAATTGATAAATCGTCAAAGTTGCTGTTATCATTGGTAAATGATGTTTTAGACATGGCAAAGTTAGAATCGGATACCGTGGTTTTTAGTGATGAATCCATCAATCTGGATCAGGTATGTCAGGAAATCACGGAGTCACTATCTTTTCAGGCAGAAGAAAAAGGACTTCATGTTATAGAAGAACATGATGATTACAGTGGTATATATGTTTGGAGCAATGCAGTTCATCTGAAAAAAATATTGATGAATCTGTTTACAAACAGTATGAAGTACAATAAGGTGAATGGTTTTATTTACATGAGTATGAGAACGATTGAAAGATCAGAAGATCACATGACATGTGAATTTAAAATAAAAGATAATGGAATTGGAATGTCAGAAGAATTTATAAAAAATGAATTGTTTACTCCATTTGTACAGGCAGATAATTCCCCACGTTCTGATTATAATGGGACAGGTCTTGGAATGCCTATTGTGAAACAACTTGTAGAAAAGATGGGTGGAACCATAACAGTTGAAAGTAAGCTGGGTGAAGGGAGCTGTTTTACTGTAGTACTTCCATTTGAAATTGATACGAATGCACGATCGGAAGAAAAAGAAGATTTCAATGCAGATATATCAGGTGTCCGGATATTATTGGTTGAAGATAATGAGCTGAATGCGGAAATAGCAGAATTTATGCTGACGGAAAATGGGGCTAAAGTAGAAACAGTGAAAAATGGGTTAGAAGCTGTTCAGCACTTTGAAGCCTGCGAATCAGGAACATACGATGTTATTTTAATGGATGTCATGATGCCGGTGATGGATGGGCTCACTGCAACAAAAACAATAAGATCCCTGGAACGGCAGGATGCAAAAACAATCCCTATCATTGCTATGACTGCAAATGCATTTAGGGAAGATGCTGAAAAGTGCATTGCCGTGGGTATGAACGCTCATTTGGCGAAACCTTTGGATATTGAAAAGATGAAAAAGACTATTAAAAGTAGTTGTTCCTAATATAGGAAAGAATAAAATGAAAATGAATAAATCAGTATTGCAAAGGGGTATCATTTTTATATTGTGCATTTGCATCCTTTTTTCAATCTGTCCGGTTTATGCTTTTGCAGCAGGAAATCAGAAAGAGAAAATTGTCAGGATTGGTGTACCAGATGCAAAATACGTGAAGAGTTGAGGCGTTTTTGTATTAAATTAAAATTAGGGAAAAGGCATGTGAAATACAATGATGAAAAATAACTATATAAAACAAAAAAGAAAAGATCAAAATCCGGTAAATCATTGGAAAATTTTTGAGGGACAGTTGGTATTCCTTCTGGCAATGGTGATTTTGTTTGTTGTTGCATATACTTTTATTTTACAACAAGCATATACCAAAACTGCTCTGAAAACAGAAATTGAACGAGATATTTCCAGTGCAGATGCGGTTCATAAGCTGGTAAATGACAGACTGGGACGAAAAGATTTTAATGAAATAAAAAGTAAAGCTGATGAGAATACAGAACTATTCAAGAATATATCGACATATATGAATGAAATCAGAACGCTGAATTCTACGAGATATATTTACACAGCAACCAGAAATGAAGACGGTAGATTGATTTACGTTGTAGACGGACTGGATCCATCGGCTGGTGACGTCAGACATCCAGGAGATCCGATTGAAAAGGAGATGGTTCCTTATATAGAAAAAGCACTTTCTGGAAAAACAGTATATTCTCAGGATATTGTTGATACAACATGGGGACCTATTTTTACAGCCTGTTATCCTGTGACAGCGGAAGATGAATCTAATGAAGTGATAGGTGCTTTCTGCATAGAAATGGATATGCAGAAAGCGTATGGAATGGTTGAGAAGACGAATAAGCTAAGTATTGTACTGGGATGCATTACAGCGTGTATTTTGTTAATATTATGTACCTGTGGATATTCTGCATATAAGAAGCAAAAAGAAAATGAGCAGAAACAGCAAAAACTGTTGCAGGAAGCTGCAAGACTGGCCGATTCAGCTAATAAAGCAAAATCAACATTTTTGTTTAATATGTCTCATGATATTCGTACCCCTATGAATGCAATCATTGGATATGCAGAATTGGGAGAGAAACATTTAAAGGAGCCAACTATATTAGAGGATTACTTTGAAAAAATATTATTGTGCGGAAAGAAAATGCTGCATTTGATTGATAACATTCTTGAATTAGCACGAATCGAAAACAACCAAGCAACGCTGGATGAAACAATAACAGATGTTTCTAAAAACTTTGATTTATGTATTGATATGTTTAGGAAACCGATAGAAGAAAAACATCAAACACTGAAAGTCAATAAGAACATTCGATATCCATACCTGTATATGGATGATGCAAGATCATCTGAAATTACAATTAACATTTTGAGTAATGCTGTGAAATACACGGGTGAAGGCGGTAACATAAGCTGTACATTGAACCAATATCCTGGCGAAAAAGAAGGTTGGAGTATATTAGAGCTTATCATAGCAGACAACGGAATCGGAATGTCAGAAGAATTCCAAAAACATATTTTTGAATCATTTTCACAGGAACGATCTTCGTCAGACAGCGGAATAGAAGGTAGTGGGCTTGGCATGGGAATCGTGAAGAAACTGGTGGATTTAATGAATGGCAAGATCACAGTTCAGAGCAAACCGGGAGCAGGTTCTACTTTTACAATCACGTTTTCATTAAAAATAGCAAATGCGGAAGAAAGGAATCTGAAACATGCAGACGGTCAGTTGAATATCAAAAAACTGGAAGGAAAAAGGGTTCTTCTGGTAGAAGATAATGACTTGAACGCAGAAATTGCAACGGAACTTTTGACGGAAGAGGGAATCATGATAGAAAGAGCGGAGAACGGCGTTGCATGTATTGATATGTTTAACAAAGCAAAGCAAAATTACTACAGTCTGATTCTGATGGATATTCAGATGCCGATTATGAACGGATATGAAGCATCCAGGAGAATTCGAGAACTGAAAGACGGTAACAAATCGCAGATTCCAATTGTTGCAATGACAGCAAATGCGTTTGAAGAAGATAAGAAGATGGCTTTGGCAAGTGGCATGAATGATCATGTTGCAAAACCAATAGATATGAATGTATTATTGCCGACTATTATGAAATATATGTAAAGGAAGAAAGAAGGACACTGATTTTGTAGTCAGTGTTCTTCTTACATATCAGTCGACTAAAGAAAAACATTTTATAGTTGTACATTATCTCGTCGAGAAGGGTAAATCTGTGAACTTTGTTCACTAAGCAGAGCAGTGAAATTTTGACGAATGATATTTAAAAAGCAAGGAAACATAGGGGTTTCAGGGGATTGAACGTATATTCGATTCCCCTCAGACCCATATTTAAAAAACCCTGGAAATCTTTGATTTCCGGGGTTTTTTGCTGTCTGGTGGAGAGAAAAAATGTCGTTTTCAACCGTTTCAAACCGGTTCAGAGTGGAAAAATTGGCGTCAAAATTGGCGTCAGGAATTGGCATCAAAAATAGGGATGAAACAGGGGAAAAAACGGAGCGTATCCGTGAGTTTGGCGCATTAATTTCGCTAAAATATTTTTCGGAAAATACCCCGGAATAGCATGTAATGGTTATAGGAAGCCCATTGTGTGCAGCAGGGAACCGGAAAAATATTCTTTTCCGGTAGAGAAAGTGATTTCCTGGAAAGTGCAGGAAGTATCATTCCACTTTCTTACCGTCAATCAGCACATGTCTGATCACACCAGTCACATCAAATGGGTTGCCGTCTACGATAACGATATCAGCATCTTTTCCCTCTTCAAGGGAGCCAACGCGGTCTGCGATACCGATATGTTCAGCAGGGTTGATTGTTACAGCACGAAGAGCATCGAATTCATCCATTCCGGCTTTGATTGCAAATCCTGCGCAGAGAGGGAGATGATGGAGAGGAATTACCGGTGCATCTGTGATAATGGAAACATGACAGCCTGCTTTTGCAAGAATTCCTGGGGTCTCCCAGGTCTTATTCTGAAGCTCAAATTTTGTGGCATGACCAAAGGTAGGACCAACAGCAAGAGGAAACTTCTCTTTTGCAAGCTCGTTTGCGATCATATGTCCCTCTGTTACATGTTCCAGAGTCAGTCCGACACCAAACTCTTTAGCAATGCGGATCGCAGTAAAAATATCGTTTGCCTGATGTGCGTGAGCCTTTAACGGAATCTGGCGATTCAATACCGGAATCAGAGCCTCTGATTTCTGGTCGTAAGATGGAAGTTTGGAAATATCGTCACCGGCTGCTTCTTTTTTCGCCTTATAAAGCTTTGCAGTGTGTAATGCTTCACGAATTTTGGAAGCAGTTGTCATACGGCTGGAGATTCCCTGGTTCTGATAACAACGCTTCGGATTTTCTCCGAAGGCACATTTCATGGCAATGGGAAATTTTACGATCATATTGTCAATACGAGTACCGACAGGCTTGATAGCTGCAAAGGTTCCGCCAATTGAATTGGAACTGCCAGGACCGGTTGCAAAACAGGTAACACCGGCTTTTGCAGCCATATTCATACAGGGATCAAATGGGTTGAGTCCATCGATAGCCTGCACTTGTGGAGTGACAGGGTCATTCAGTTCATTGTAGTCCTGTCCCTCGTAGCCGATTCCATAGCCATCAAGACCTGTGTGGCAGTGTGCGTCTATGAAGCCAGGGTACACGTGAAGCCCGGTTGCATCGATTACTTCAGCATTTTCAAAAGAAATATTCTTTCCGATCGTTACAATCTTTCCGTTATCGATCAGAATGTCAGCGACAAAGGTCTCCCTTGTTACTGCTGTGTGAAGTGTTCCATTCTTAATACAAATCATTGGAAATCCTCCTTTTTTAAAATTATAATATTATCATACACGAATTGTGCGAATATTTCAAAAAGTTTTTTTAACATCTGGTAGTAGCAAACGCCAGAATCAATTAAGGTGTTTTTCTATTCCAGAACCCAAATGCATGA is part of the Blautia faecicola genome and encodes:
- a CDS encoding amidohydrolase, translated to MICIKNGTLHTAVTRETFVADILIDNGKIVTIGKNISFENAEVIDATGLHVYPGFIDAHCHTGLDGYGIGYEGQDYNELNDPVTPQVQAIDGLNPFDPCMNMAAKAGVTCFATGPGSSNSIGGTFAAIKPVGTRIDNMIVKFPIAMKCAFGENPKRCYQNQGISSRMTTASKIREALHTAKLYKAKKEAAGDDISKLPSYDQKSEALIPVLNRQIPLKAHAHQANDIFTAIRIAKEFGVGLTLEHVTEGHMIANELAKEKFPLAVGPTFGHATKFELQNKTWETPGILAKAGCHVSIITDAPVIPLHHLPLCAGFAIKAGMDEFDALRAVTINPAEHIGIADRVGSLEEGKDADIVIVDGNPFDVTGVIRHVLIDGKKVE
- a CDS encoding response regulator translates to MNVKLKSGSKQASKQASKQASKQASNCSLEDGRKMKKCKLVQNIMNFKFCYIIFCTIICFIVLSVPTSAKENSDNVIRVGSFEETYNTVNEKGERRGYGYEYLQDIAGYAGWSYDYITSNWKDCFTQLENGEIDILGGISYTDERAENMLFSDMPMGEEKYYIYTDTSNMDLTAGNLDSFEGKNIGVFKDHIPEDVLNEWESKYGLHTQHVNASNTAEVMDKLSKHEIDCFVSVEESRWEESDISPVTSIGETEIYFAINPKRPDIKEALDSAMRRIKDDNPFYTDDLYRRYLSAQSSSFLSNEERDWIGQHGAIRIGYLNQDGGISSVDPSTGKLTGVITDYVDLAQNCLQGQTLEFELNGYDTRSELLQALQDGKIDLIFHANQNPYFAETNGFALSDTLLTLNMAAITAKDSFDENKENIVAVEKDNFALKAYLSYNYPQWEVIEYGISDAAVKAMQKGEADCIVSNSGTVSDYLKNNKLHSVFLTKEADVSFAVRQGEPVLLSILNKTLTSMPAAQFSGAVVSYNASARKVTAKDFIQDNLLAVSFIVGISIFVVLCIILDSLKKSKRAEEKSKKSAEQALKLNQELEEKQQELQNALVEAQSANKAKTSFLNNMSHDIRTPINGIMGMLTILEKSGNDGERAKDCLNKIDKSSKLLLSLVNDVLDMAKLESDTVVFSDESINLDQVCQEITESLSFQAEEKGLHVIEEHDDYSGIYVWSNAVHLKKILMNLFTNSMKYNKVNGFIYMSMRTIERSEDHMTCEFKIKDNGIGMSEEFIKNELFTPFVQADNSPRSDYNGTGLGMPIVKQLVEKMGGTITVESKLGEGSCFTVVLPFEIDTNARSEEKEDFNADISGVRILLVEDNELNAEIAEFMLTENGAKVETVKNGLEAVQHFEACESGTYDVILMDVMMPVMDGLTATKTIRSLERQDAKTIPIIAMTANAFREDAEKCIAVGMNAHLAKPLDIEKMKKTIKSSCS
- a CDS encoding hybrid sensor histidine kinase/response regulator; the protein is MMKNNYIKQKRKDQNPVNHWKIFEGQLVFLLAMVILFVVAYTFILQQAYTKTALKTEIERDISSADAVHKLVNDRLGRKDFNEIKSKADENTELFKNISTYMNEIRTLNSTRYIYTATRNEDGRLIYVVDGLDPSAGDVRHPGDPIEKEMVPYIEKALSGKTVYSQDIVDTTWGPIFTACYPVTAEDESNEVIGAFCIEMDMQKAYGMVEKTNKLSIVLGCITACILLILCTCGYSAYKKQKENEQKQQKLLQEAARLADSANKAKSTFLFNMSHDIRTPMNAIIGYAELGEKHLKEPTILEDYFEKILLCGKKMLHLIDNILELARIENNQATLDETITDVSKNFDLCIDMFRKPIEEKHQTLKVNKNIRYPYLYMDDARSSEITINILSNAVKYTGEGGNISCTLNQYPGEKEGWSILELIIADNGIGMSEEFQKHIFESFSQERSSSDSGIEGSGLGMGIVKKLVDLMNGKITVQSKPGAGSTFTITFSLKIANAEERNLKHADGQLNIKKLEGKRVLLVEDNDLNAEIATELLTEEGIMIERAENGVACIDMFNKAKQNYYSLILMDIQMPIMNGYEASRRIRELKDGNKSQIPIVAMTANAFEEDKKMALASGMNDHVAKPIDMNVLLPTIMKYM